A genomic region of Phragmites australis chromosome 2, lpPhrAust1.1, whole genome shotgun sequence contains the following coding sequences:
- the LOC133908926 gene encoding protein CHLOROPLAST ENHANCING STRESS TOLERANCE, chloroplastic-like — MALLSPPLPPLLPPARHRVASSSLLAATTPPSRLLSLCPHSPRCHDALYPSGPNGRPLRRCRGGVAASLDQEDSGAAEITVVPEGDPGPPVSSDAAAADAVAASAEQAEASPEDLENIREVERVLELLKKNRDMTFGEVKLTIMIEDPRDIERKRTLGIEDLDEITRDDLADALVEVNEGRIPENSVALQLLAKEMAEWPDLEIEAPKNKSKPEKSVYAKATDTGIDPETAARRLNIDWDSAADIDGEEEEEDESEVPSAVGYGALYLLTAFPVIIGISVVLILFYNSLQ; from the exons ATGGCGCTGCTCTCGCCAccgctccctcctctcctcccgccAGCTCGCCACCGCGTCGCCTCTTCCTCGCTACTCGCGGCCACGACGCCACCTAGCCGTCTCCTTTCTCTCTGCCCCCACAGTCCCCGCTGCCACGACGCCCTCTACCCATCCGGCCCCAACGGCCGGCCGCTCCGCCGTTGCCGCGGGGGCGTAGCTGCGTCCCTAGACCAGGAGGATTCTGGCGCCGCTGAAATCACCGTCGTACCTGAGGGGGACCCAGGACCGCCGGTTTCATCCGATGCAGCGGCTGCGGACGCTGTCGCGGCTTCCGCCGAGCAGGCGGAGGCGAGCCCCGAGGACCTGGAGAACATCCGCGAAGTAGAAAGG GTACTGGAGCTGCTGAAGAAGAACAGGGACATGACCTTTGGCGAG GTTAAGCTAACCATCATGATTGAGGACCCTAGagatatagaaagaaagagAACACTTGGTATAGAGGATCTTGATGAAATTACCAGGGATGACTTAGCTGATGCTTTGGTTGAG GTTAATGAAGGACGGATTCCAGAGAACAGTGTTGCTCTTCAGTTGCTTGCCAAGGAGATGGCAGAATGGCCTGATCTTGAG ATAGAAGCTCCAAAAAATAAGAGCAAACCTGAGAAATCTGTCTATGCAAAGGCCACAGATACTGGCATTGATCCAGAGACAGCTGCCAGAAGACTTAACATTGACTGGGACTCTGCTGCTGATATAgatggagaagaggaggaggaggatgaatcTGAAGTGCCATCAGCTGTT GGATATGGTGCTCTTTATTTGTTGACGGCCTTTCCTGTCATTATTGGAATCTCAGTTGTGCTAATTCTTTTTTACAATTCTCTACAGTAG
- the LOC133908927 gene encoding uncharacterized protein LOC133908927, with protein sequence MCSPPFREANFISCFCSHERTTPASSLPGAMSFCQGDASSGGSSASFKKEAEARVAEDDEEEQAGRGPIVRRSRAGSSVTDISSNGSINYRKARQDKIGSDGFWCGALCMHIPGLSRRRPMMQQQQSMSLSEADTRASTAGPGEIRASTVSKAASMERFKYSSSSAGIVFEGADEEEEEVSAYFDLPLELLRISSVDTESPVTAAFVFDGSRVRGAEKIVPEMPEFDFSFPAPPAFSSPSSPSS encoded by the coding sequence ATGTGCTCTCCACCATTTCGTGAAGCCAATTTCATCTCGTGTTTTTGTTCTCATGAACGAACGACTCCTGCAAGTTCACTTCCTGGTGCCATGAGTTTTTGCCAAGGAGATGCTTCGTCCGGAGGCTCATCTGCATCCTTCAAGAAAGAAGCCGAAGCCCGAGTAGCGGAAGATGACGAGGAGGAACAAGCGGGAAGAGGCCCGATCGTCCGGCGATCCCGCGCCGGTTCATCCGTCACCGACATCTCGAGCAACGGGTCCATCAACTATCGGAAGGCGCGGCAGGACAAGATCGGCAGCGACGGCTTCTGGTGCGGTGCTCTGTGCATGCACATTCCAGGCCTCTCCAGGAGGCGGCCGATGATGCAGCAACAGCAGTCCATGAGCCTGAGCGAGGCGGACACCAGGGCTAGCACGGCTGGGCCGGGCGAGATCCGGGCGAGCACGGTGTCCAAGGCGGCCTCCATGGAGAGATTCAAATACAGCTCATCGTCTGCCGGCATCGTGTTTGAGGGCGcagacgaggaggaagaggaggtatCGGCGTACTTCGACCTGCCGCTGGAGCTGCTGCGGATCAGCAGCGTCGACACGGAGTCGCCGGTCACGGCGGCGTTCGTCTTCGACGGTAGCCGTGTCCGGGGCGCCGAGAAGATCGTGCCTGAGATGCCGGAGTTTGATTTTAGCTTCCCGGCGCCGCCGGCTTTCTCGAGTCCGTCGTCGCCGAGCTCCTGA